The genomic DNA GGCAGTCGCAGCTTTTGGGGATTGTGCTGGATGCTGATTGTCCGGTTCTCAACACCTCGTTGCGGCAATTGTCTGAACTGTTTTCGACTCTGCGCGCCACAGTCGTTGGCGTGCGCCGCAATGAGCGTCTTTTTGCCCCCGAGGCAAGTGACCAACTGTTTGCCGGCGACCGGATTTACGTGTTCACCCATAATGACGACCTGACCCGCACGCTTGATATCTTTGGCAAAACCACCCGCAAGCAAGAACGCGTGGTGATTGTGGGCGGCGGCAATGTCGGGCTTGCGGTGGCCACAGCGCTTGAAGCCCGTGTGGACCGGATGCGCGCCAAGGTCGTTGAGAAAAATCGCACCCGTGCCGAAAAAGCCGCCGATGCGCTGGAACGAACCATCGTTTTGAACGGTGACGGCATGGACATTGATATTTTGATGGAGGCGGGGATTGACCGCGCCGATGCCGTGCTCTGCGTGACCGATGATGATAAGACCAACCTGCTGGTGGCCGTGCGGGCCAAGCAGGCAGGCTGTCCGATGGCGATTGCGCTGGTCAATGATCCGACCTTGGTGCCTTTGATGGATGCGCTGGATATTGACGCCTTTATCAACCCGCGCGCGACCACTGTGTCCTCGATCCTGCGCCATATCCGGCACGGGCGCGTGCGCTCCATCTACTCCATCGGCGATGCCGAGGCCGAGGTGATTGAGGCGCAAGTCCTCTCCACATCTCCGCTTGCCGGCCGTTTGATCCGCGAGATCGATTTCCCCGAGGGGGTTTTGGTTGGTGCGGTGATGAAGGGGGACAAAGTGGTGAAACCCACTGGCGATCTGCGAATGGAGGAAGGCGATGTCGTCGCGATCTTCTCTATGGCCAAGGATGTGCCAGAGGTGGGGCGCCTGCTGCAAGTTTCTGTTGATTTCTTTTGATCTGACATGATGCGCCGCATTTGGGAACTGCCGCTGCTTGTGATCCTTACGGGGGTTGGATCGCTTGCGATGCTCTTGCCTGCGGCCCATGCTGCGGTCTTTGGCAATTTCACCGTGGCGCGACCGTTCTTTTACGGTGCGGTGATGTTTTTCATTTTCACCGTTTTGCTGGGAATTGCCACCGATAACTACCGCACAAAGATTGCGGCGCGCGGCAGGCTGGTAGCGCTTTTGGGCGCTTATCTGTGGTTGCCATTCCTCTTTGCGATCCCCTTTTCCGAGGCGCTACCCGATACCACATTCGTCAATGCCTGGTTTGAGATGGTATCCTCCTTCACCACCACCGGCGTTACGCAATATGACATGCCGGGTCGACTTTCGCCGTCATTGCATTTGTGGCGTGCGCTTGTCGGCTGGCTTGGCGGGTTTTTCGTGCTGATGTCGGCGGTGGCGATATTGGCCCCTTTGAACCTTGGCGGGGTAGAGGTGCTTTCAAACCGCGTTCCGGGCCGCAGCGCACGCGGGGTTGAGCAGATCACCCATGGTGCCGGCCCCTCAGCGCGGATGGTCCGCCATTCCAGCAAGCTGTTTCCGGCTTATCTTGGCCTGACCGTGCTGCTTTGGGTGCTGCTTTTGATGGCGGGGGAGCGCGGGATGACGGCGCTGGTCCTTGCCATGTCCACGCTTTCGACCAGCGGCATCACCAACGGGCCGGGCAGCGCCAGCGGCAGCCATTTATCCGAGGTTGTGGTGTTCGCCTTCATGGCGCTGGCCCTGAGCCGTCGTTTCATGCCCGGTGCGGTGCAGGCCGATAAAAACCGCACGCTATGGAATGACCATGAGCTGCGCTTGGCACTGGGCTTTTTGGTTGTCGTTCCGGTTATCATGTTTTCGCGCCATTGGGTTGGTGCCATGGGCGTGGAGGAGCTGTTCAACCCTATGGCCGCGCTCAAGGCGCTTTGGGGCGGGCTTTTCACCACCATGTCCTTCCTGACGACGACCGGGTTTGAAAGTGCGGACTGGCAGGAAGCGCGGTCGTGGTCGGGGCTTAACAGTCCGGGGCTGGTGCTTTTGGGGCTGGCGATGATGGGCGGCGGAATTGCGACCACGGCGGGGGGCCTCAAGCTGTTGCGGGTCTATGCCTTGGCGCGCCACGGAGAGCGCGAGATGAACCGGCTGGTCCACCCCAGTTCCATCGGTGGCGGCGGGGATGAGGAACGGCGTTTGCGGCAGGGCGGTGCCTATGTGGCATGGATTTTCTTCATGCTCTATGCGCTGACATTTTCCATCGTAATCGCGGCCCTTGCCCTGCGCGGGCTGGAATTTGACCAAAGCCTGATCCTGACCATCGCTGCCGTGACAACTACCGGCCCCTTGGCCGTGCTTGCCGCCGAAACTCCGATCCGCATGATCGAGCTGTCGATGCCGGTCAAGGCCATTCTGG from Pseudorhodobacter turbinis includes the following:
- a CDS encoding TrkH family potassium uptake protein, with protein sequence MRRIWELPLLVILTGVGSLAMLLPAAHAAVFGNFTVARPFFYGAVMFFIFTVLLGIATDNYRTKIAARGRLVALLGAYLWLPFLFAIPFSEALPDTTFVNAWFEMVSSFTTTGVTQYDMPGRLSPSLHLWRALVGWLGGFFVLMSAVAILAPLNLGGVEVLSNRVPGRSARGVEQITHGAGPSARMVRHSSKLFPAYLGLTVLLWVLLLMAGERGMTALVLAMSTLSTSGITNGPGSASGSHLSEVVVFAFMALALSRRFMPGAVQADKNRTLWNDHELRLALGFLVVVPVIMFSRHWVGAMGVEELFNPMAALKALWGGLFTTMSFLTTTGFESADWQEARSWSGLNSPGLVLLGLAMMGGGIATTAGGLKLLRVYALARHGEREMNRLVHPSSIGGGGDEERRLRQGGAYVAWIFFMLYALTFSIVIAALALRGLEFDQSLILTIAAVTTTGPLAVLAAETPIRMIELSMPVKAILGAAMIVGRVEILAILALLSPNVWRR
- the trkA gene encoding Trk system potassium transporter TrkA, with translation MKVIICGAGQVGWQIARHLSGENNDVTVVDFNADLVRRATDTLDVQGIVGFASYPDVLARAGARDADMIIAATHSDEVNMVTCQVAHSVFSVPRKIARLRSQSYLDAIYADLYRRDHMPIDVVISPEKEVAEAALQRLAAPATFDAESFMDGQSQLLGIVLDADCPVLNTSLRQLSELFSTLRATVVGVRRNERLFAPEASDQLFAGDRIYVFTHNDDLTRTLDIFGKTTRKQERVVIVGGGNVGLAVATALEARVDRMRAKVVEKNRTRAEKAADALERTIVLNGDGMDIDILMEAGIDRADAVLCVTDDDKTNLLVAVRAKQAGCPMAIALVNDPTLVPLMDALDIDAFINPRATTVSSILRHIRHGRVRSIYSIGDAEAEVIEAQVLSTSPLAGRLIREIDFPEGVLVGAVMKGDKVVKPTGDLRMEEGDVVAIFSMAKDVPEVGRLLQVSVDFF